One Glycine max cultivar Williams 82 chromosome 6, Glycine_max_v4.0, whole genome shotgun sequence DNA segment encodes these proteins:
- the LOC100815608 gene encoding protein JINGUBANG has product MEYQYHPSSYGVSSSSHSNHHQQGSTTPKSLSSQRSLVSVPSLNHHHHLHTPNSTVYHHCLTTLKGHTSSYISSLTLSGKFLYTGSSDREIRSWNRIPENSSNNNNNSNTVLTGNGAVKSLVIQSNKLFSAHQDHKIRVWKISTNNNNDNDHDQKYTHVATLPTLGDRASKILIPKNQVQIRRHKKCTWVHHVDTVSALALSRDGTLLYSVSWDRTLKIWKTKDFTCLESLANAHDDAINAVAVSYDGRVYTGSADKKIKVWKKFAGEKKHTLIETLEKHNSGVNALALSSDENVVYSGACDRAILVWEKKEGDDGKMGVVGALRGHTKSILCLSVVADLVCSGSADTTIRIWRGCVDSHEYSCLAVLEGHRASIKCISAVVDCNNNNNNTSQSEALLSFLVYSGGLDCDIKVWQILLPAS; this is encoded by the coding sequence ATGGAATACCAATACCACCCATCATCTTATGGCGTCTCTTCCTCTTCTCACTCCAACCACCATCAACAAGGGTCAACAACACCGAAATCCCTCTCTTCACAACGCAGCCTCGTCTCAGTCCCCTCCctcaaccaccaccaccacctccacacCCCGAATTCCACCGTCTACCACCACTGCCTCACAACCCTCAAGGGTCACACCTCCTCCTACATCTCCTCCTTAACCCTCTCCGGCAAATTCCTCTACACCGGCTCCTCCGACCGCGAAATCCGCTCCTGGAACCGCATCCCAGAAAACtcatcaaacaacaataacaatagcAACACCGTACTCACGGGAAACGGTGCTGTTAAGTCGTTAGTAATTCAGTCAAACAAACTTTTCAGCGCGCATCAAGACCACAAAATCCGTGTCTGGAAAATAAGCACTAACAACAACAACGATAACGATCATGACCAGAAATATACACACGTGGCCACACTCCCCACCCTCGGCGACCGCGCCTCGAAAATCTTGATCCCCAAGAACCAGGTACAAATCCGAAGGCACAAGAAATGCACCTGGGTTCACCACGTGGACACCGTCTCGGCTTTGGCCCTGTCCAGAGACGGAACCTTGCTGTACTCTGTCTCTTGGGACAGAACGCTCAAAATCTGGAAAACGAAAGACTTCACGTGCCTGGAGTCCCTCGCCAACGCGCACGACGACGCCATCAACGCTGTCGCAGTCTCCTACGATGGGCGCGTCTACACCGGATCAGCGGACAAGAAAATCAAGGTGTGGAAGAAATTCGCAGGAGAAAAGAAACACACTTTAATAGAAACCTTGGAGAAGCACAACTCTGGGGTTAATGCTTTGGCTCTAAGCAGCGACGAGAATGTTGTATATTCTGGTGCATGCGATAGGGCTATTTTGGTTTGGGAGAAGAAAGAGGGTGATGATGGGAAAATGGGGGTGGTGGGTGCTTTAAGGGGACACACCAAGTCCATTTTGTGTTTATCTGTTGTGGCGGATTTGGTGTGTAGTGGCTCTGCGGATACAACGATTAGGATTTGGAGAGGTTGTGTTGATTCGCATGAATACTCTTGTTTAGCGGTTTTGGAAGGGCACAGGGCTTCGATTAAGTGCATAAGCGCAGTGGTTGactgcaacaacaacaacaacaacacatcGCAGTCCGAAGCATTATTATCTTTTCTAGTCTATAGTGGCGGTTTGGACTGCGACATTAAGGTGTGGCAGATTTTACTTCCGGCTAGCTAA